From the genome of Brucella pseudogrignonensis, one region includes:
- a CDS encoding catalase: MSATDKATNVQKSLKIHDQKLEAGPGGDLYQIAGDKTPAMTTAQGGPVSDDLNTLKIGQRGPTLIEDFHFREKIFHFDHERIPERVVHARGYGAHGYFETTASLSEYTRADIFQRVGEKTPVFVRFSTVAGSKGSFDLARDVRGFAVKIYTKEGNWDLVGNNIPVFFIQDAIRFPDMVHAVKEEPDRAFPQAQSAHDNFWDFISLTPESMHMIMWIMSDRAIPRSFRFMEGFGVHTFRFVNDRDQSTFVKFIWKPKLGLQSVVWNEAVKINGADPDFHRRDLWNAIQAGDFPEWELCVQLFDQDFADSFDFDVLDPTKLIPEEIIKPMPVGRLVLNRMPDNFFAETEQVAFMTQNVPPGIDFSNDPLLQGRNFSYLDTQLKRLGSPNFTHIPINAPKCPFHHLQQDGHMAMRNPVGRANYQPNSWGEGSRPDPKRGFRSFAAQEDGQKVRLRPESFADHYSQARQFYLSQTAVEQKHIAMALTFELSKVETPVIRERVVSHLLNIDANLAETVAGKLGIRKMPKAADAMVPVRDNLAPSPALSIIENGPGSFKGRKIGVFVADGTDAQVLKGIRHAAEKEGAMVELVAPTVGGFEASSGDWMEADHMIDGGPSVLFDAVALVLSEEAVNRLIGESTARDFVADAFAHCKFIGFTAGAMPLLTKAGIEPEMDEGLIPLDNARAATDFVASCRKLRLWAREDTVKL; this comes from the coding sequence CCAGGCGGAGATCTTTATCAGATTGCCGGCGACAAGACACCTGCCATGACCACCGCGCAGGGTGGGCCGGTGTCAGACGACCTCAACACGTTGAAGATCGGCCAGCGTGGTCCTACGCTGATTGAGGATTTTCATTTCCGGGAAAAAATCTTTCACTTCGACCATGAGCGTATTCCCGAGCGCGTCGTTCATGCCCGAGGCTATGGCGCGCATGGCTATTTCGAGACGACAGCATCACTCAGCGAATATACGCGCGCAGATATTTTCCAACGGGTTGGCGAGAAGACGCCTGTCTTTGTCCGTTTTTCCACGGTTGCTGGATCGAAGGGTTCGTTCGACCTCGCCCGGGACGTCCGGGGCTTCGCCGTCAAGATTTACACCAAGGAAGGCAACTGGGATCTTGTCGGCAACAACATTCCCGTCTTCTTCATTCAGGACGCCATCCGATTCCCCGATATGGTCCACGCCGTCAAGGAGGAGCCGGATCGGGCATTCCCGCAGGCCCAGTCGGCACATGACAATTTTTGGGACTTCATCAGCCTGACACCAGAATCCATGCACATGATCATGTGGATCATGTCGGACCGCGCCATACCGCGCTCGTTCCGTTTCATGGAAGGATTTGGCGTCCATACTTTCCGCTTCGTGAATGACAGGGATCAGTCGACCTTTGTCAAATTCATCTGGAAGCCGAAACTTGGCCTCCAATCCGTCGTATGGAACGAAGCGGTCAAGATCAATGGCGCCGACCCCGATTTCCATCGGCGCGATCTCTGGAATGCCATCCAAGCGGGTGACTTTCCGGAATGGGAGCTGTGCGTGCAACTCTTTGATCAGGATTTTGCCGACAGCTTCGACTTCGATGTGCTGGACCCGACCAAGCTGATCCCGGAAGAAATCATAAAGCCCATGCCGGTTGGGCGGCTGGTGCTCAACCGCATGCCGGACAATTTCTTCGCCGAGACTGAACAGGTCGCGTTCATGACGCAGAACGTTCCCCCCGGCATCGACTTCTCGAATGATCCGCTGCTCCAGGGGCGCAATTTCTCCTATCTCGACACGCAGTTGAAAAGATTGGGCAGTCCGAATTTCACCCATATTCCGATCAATGCGCCAAAGTGTCCGTTTCACCATCTCCAGCAGGACGGCCATATGGCGATGCGCAATCCTGTCGGACGAGCAAATTACCAGCCTAATTCCTGGGGCGAAGGGTCGAGGCCTGATCCCAAGCGCGGGTTCCGGTCGTTTGCAGCGCAGGAAGACGGACAGAAAGTTCGCCTCCGACCGGAGAGCTTCGCCGACCATTACAGCCAGGCGCGGCAGTTCTATCTGAGCCAGACCGCTGTGGAGCAAAAACATATCGCCATGGCGCTGACCTTCGAACTGTCGAAGGTGGAAACACCTGTGATCCGTGAGCGTGTTGTGTCTCATTTGCTCAACATCGATGCCAACCTTGCGGAAACGGTCGCCGGAAAGCTCGGCATCCGCAAGATGCCGAAGGCTGCGGATGCAATGGTGCCCGTACGTGACAATCTTGCTCCGTCTCCTGCACTCAGCATTATTGAGAACGGACCCGGCAGCTTCAAGGGCAGAAAGATCGGCGTGTTTGTCGCCGATGGCACGGATGCACAGGTGCTCAAGGGTATCCGGCACGCCGCGGAGAAGGAAGGCGCAATGGTGGAACTGGTTGCGCCGACGGTCGGAGGTTTCGAAGCATCCAGCGGCGATTGGATGGAGGCCGACCATATGATTGACGGTGGTCCATCCGTATTGTTTGATGCTGTAGCGCTTGTGTTATCTGAAGAAGCGGTCAACAGGCTTATCGGCGAGTCCACTGCAAGAGACTTTGTTGCAGACGCTTTTGCCCACTGCAAGTTCATTGGCTTTACCGCAGGCGCGATGCCGCTGCTCACCAAGGCCGGTATCGAGCCCGAAATGGACGAAGGGCTGATCCCGCTCGACAATGCAAGGGCGGCCACCGATTTCGTCGCGTCTTGCCGTAAGCTTCGCTTATGGGCGCGTGAAGATACCGTCAAGCTCTGA